The proteins below are encoded in one region of candidate division WOR-3 bacterium:
- a CDS encoding radical SAM protein, giving the protein MKLLLVTPRSSDKKPPIGLKIPQLALHILAALTPPDIELTVIDEQICDIDFNKQYDLAGISIMTANAPRGYKIAQKLKEKGTKIVFGGIHASVLPEEALKFGDSVVVGEAEGVWQKVIEDFKNDGLQKIYRPGPFDLSKSPLPRRDLKLEPVILGFKWPGFFTTRGCPYNCEFCSVSDVFGKKIRHIPIPNVIRDIENTGSKIFLNLDDNVVGNPKYAKELFQALAPLKIEWGGQSTINIARDTELLKWCYRSGCRGLFIGVESISTKGSAGFQKTLKTIQENLDAVKMIQDAGILFHPSFVFGLDDDTEDIFEKTLDFLYRARITTATFNILTPYPGTRLYQRFKNEGRLLTEDWSKYNHSTVVFRPKNMTIDELIEGYYFLKKEFYSISNICERVLRLSEISNVGLVQFFYAVFNNIAGRKITPESASSNYTGRA; this is encoded by the coding sequence GTGAAATTGTTGCTTGTAACACCGCGTTCATCCGATAAGAAACCGCCGATAGGTTTGAAAATACCCCAACTTGCTTTACATATTCTTGCAGCATTAACTCCACCAGATATAGAACTCACAGTAATTGATGAACAAATTTGTGATATAGATTTTAACAAACAATATGACCTTGCTGGTATTTCAATAATGACTGCCAACGCACCAAGGGGATACAAAATTGCCCAGAAACTAAAAGAAAAAGGCACGAAGATAGTCTTCGGAGGCATCCATGCCTCGGTCTTACCTGAAGAGGCATTGAAATTTGGGGATTCTGTTGTAGTGGGTGAGGCAGAAGGTGTGTGGCAGAAAGTGATTGAAGATTTTAAAAATGATGGACTTCAAAAGATATACAGGCCTGGGCCATTTGATTTAAGCAAGTCCCCCCTGCCGAGAAGAGACCTCAAACTTGAACCGGTTATCCTGGGCTTTAAATGGCCTGGATTCTTTACAACGAGGGGTTGCCCGTATAATTGTGAATTCTGTTCAGTGAGCGATGTATTTGGCAAAAAAATAAGGCACATCCCAATCCCCAATGTCATTAGAGATATTGAAAATACCGGTTCAAAGATATTCTTAAATCTTGATGATAATGTCGTAGGAAATCCAAAATATGCTAAAGAGTTATTCCAGGCACTTGCACCCCTGAAGATTGAATGGGGTGGGCAGAGCACGATTAATATTGCCCGAGACACTGAACTACTGAAATGGTGCTATAGATCCGGATGTCGCGGATTATTCATTGGTGTTGAATCAATATCAACGAAGGGTTCAGCGGGTTTTCAAAAAACCTTGAAGACAATTCAGGAAAATCTTGATGCGGTAAAAATGATACAGGATGCGGGCATACTGTTCCATCCTTCTTTTGTATTTGGTCTGGATGATGATACAGAAGATATATTTGAGAAAACCCTTGATTTCTTGTATAGAGCGAGAATAACAACTGCAACCTTTAACATTTTGACACCATATCCCGGGACGCGCCTTTATCAAAGGTTCAAAAATGAAGGCAGACTTCTGACCGAGGACTGGAGTAAGTATAACCACTCAACAGTTGTATTCAGACCAAAAAATATGACAATTGATGAATTAATTGAAGGCTATTATTTTTTAAAAAAAGAATTTTATTCAATATCAAATATCTGTGAAAGAGTCTTACGATTGAGTGAAATATCAAATGTGGGATTGGTTCAATTCTTTTATGCAGTTTTCAACAATATTGCGGGAAGAAAGATAACACCGGAATCTGCTTCAAGTAATTACACAGGTCGGGCATAA
- a CDS encoding FlgD immunoglobulin-like domain containing protein — protein sequence MPKSTKICVITIAVLFIFFSSGYANPNSRISNEYQRLTKRAIENQPTPYTPSFTRGGILFVEDPADAGFGPATKPDPLWTNTLNDLLGTGNYGWFGPTTDPTANGPDLSTMQNYDLVIWNCYDFWWDDMALTSTDQTNLQDYINGGGKVWLLGQDIIYSGVPTAWLATNFHLSSVSEDYCNDATSLNIQGLAEINGYTFTTYCDYQSNGFWCDALTPDAQAHHIIQDLTYNQYNSIAYPNTAPLQTSFWTVDGRNPSNYNEWLNMVYGMLEAFGVYGVAEIPQKTPARNISIIITPSILRYSVSINYNIPVSGETEITIYDKTGKAVKTLVNKHKSAGVHKVIWDGKDEEGTRVANGVYFVKASCGKYTCSSVLTVIK from the coding sequence ATGCCCAAATCAACAAAAATATGTGTCATAACAATCGCTGTCCTTTTTATATTCTTTTCTTCCGGGTATGCAAACCCGAACTCGCGGATTAGCAATGAGTATCAGAGGTTGACTAAAAGAGCTATAGAAAATCAACCGACGCCATACACACCATCGTTTACCAGAGGTGGTATTCTTTTCGTAGAAGACCCTGCAGATGCCGGTTTTGGACCTGCCACAAAACCCGACCCGCTATGGACCAATACATTGAATGACCTGCTTGGCACTGGAAATTATGGCTGGTTTGGACCAACAACTGACCCAACTGCAAATGGTCCTGACCTGTCGACAATGCAGAACTATGACCTTGTTATATGGAACTGCTATGATTTCTGGTGGGATGATATGGCACTCACATCAACCGACCAGACAAATCTTCAAGATTACATAAATGGTGGCGGGAAGGTATGGCTATTGGGACAGGATATTATATACAGCGGTGTTCCGACTGCATGGCTTGCCACAAATTTCCACTTGTCCAGTGTGAGTGAAGATTATTGTAATGATGCTACTTCGTTGAATATACAAGGTCTTGCTGAGATCAATGGTTATACATTTACCACATATTGTGATTATCAATCAAATGGATTCTGGTGTGATGCATTAACTCCTGATGCACAGGCACACCATATCATACAGGACCTTACTTATAACCAGTATAACTCCATTGCCTATCCTAATACAGCACCCCTTCAAACTTCTTTCTGGACGGTTGATGGAAGAAATCCATCTAATTATAATGAATGGCTTAATATGGTTTATGGAATGCTTGAAGCTTTTGGTGTCTATGGAGTTGCCGAAATTCCTCAAAAAACTCCAGCAAGGAATATCAGCATCATTATTACACCTTCAATTCTAAGGTATAGTGTATCAATAAATTATAATATTCCAGTGTCGGGTGAAACAGAAATCACTATCTATGACAAAACAGGAAAGGCTGTAAAAACATTGGTTAATAAACATAAATCTGCAGGCGTGCATAAGGTAATATGGGATGGTAAAGATGAAGAGGGCACCCGGGTTGCTAATGGTGTATACTTTGTAAAAGCATCCTGTGGAAAATATACCTGTAGTTCAGTGCTAACTGTAATTAAATAA
- a CDS encoding radical SAM protein → MALIEPLRYAEEIKPLIAQNNSRKYYRLVRAGRWYGGIATADCCGCNLKCVFCWSDKPRDNSEKIGNFYAPDYVAENLIKCARENNYRYVRISGNEPTISKEHVISVISIIDKTKFLFILETNGTLLDIDFVKKLSAFKNLHIRVSLKGTTPEEFSMLTNSIPETFDLVLDNLQNLVNAGVRFNLAVMLSFSPDKNIIQLKERLKKISIKIIDDFEEEYVFLYPHVIERLKRTGIKPLIAYTPEGIPKEFI, encoded by the coding sequence ATGGCTTTGATAGAGCCTTTAAGATATGCTGAAGAGATTAAGCCGCTAATTGCTCAAAATAATAGTAGAAAATATTATCGGCTTGTAAGGGCAGGACGCTGGTATGGCGGTATCGCAACTGCTGATTGTTGTGGTTGCAATTTAAAATGTGTCTTTTGCTGGAGTGATAAACCGAGGGATAACTCTGAGAAGATAGGCAATTTCTATGCACCGGATTATGTTGCGGAAAATCTTATAAAGTGTGCAAGAGAAAATAATTATCGTTATGTAAGAATAAGTGGAAATGAGCCGACGATATCCAAAGAGCATGTAATTTCTGTTATATCAATTATTGATAAAACAAAATTTCTTTTTATTTTAGAAACTAATGGCACACTTCTTGATATTGATTTTGTAAAAAAACTTTCGGCATTCAAAAATTTACACATCCGTGTATCATTAAAAGGAACAACGCCAGAAGAATTTTCAATGCTAACCAATTCAATACCCGAGACATTTGATTTGGTCTTGGATAATCTTCAGAATCTTGTAAATGCCGGGGTAAGATTTAACCTTGCGGTAATGTTGTCTTTCAGCCCGGATAAGAATATTATCCAATTGAAAGAACGATTAAAAAAGATTTCTATCAAGATAATTGATGATTTTGAAGAAGAATATGTTTTTTTGTATCCGCATGTGATTGAACGATTGAAAAGAACAGGTATAAAGCCCCTGATTGCATACACTCCTGAAGGTATCCCCAAAGAGTTCATCTGA
- the rtcA gene encoding RNA 3'-terminal phosphate cyclase, translating to MIEIDGSYLEGGGQIIRTAIALSTLTKKSVKIYNIRKGREKPGLKPQHLEGIKVSAKICNAELTGAELNSTEISFIPGAIKGGFYEIDTKTAGAITLILQTLVPIGIFAPGILRLNIKGGTAVPFSPTILYFMDVFCFYLKKMGIDISVDIKRHGFYPQGGGEVSVIINPGILQAVDFVDPGEFKKVDVISISSRHLKEARVAERLISGFQSIYPEANFKYKYVDTDSAGCFIHSVAIFESSIIGVDGLGEKGKPAERIGEETAKRLKEILKSTPAVDEYMVDQIIPYMALATYQTGRTTATKFSELTLHAQTNSWVVKKFLPVEFEIDKNILRCVKIENCG from the coding sequence ATGATAGAAATTGATGGTTCATACTTGGAAGGCGGTGGTCAGATCATTCGGACTGCGATTGCCCTTTCTACACTTACAAAAAAGTCCGTAAAAATCTACAACATAAGAAAAGGCAGGGAAAAACCCGGATTGAAACCACAACACCTTGAAGGAATAAAGGTATCAGCAAAAATTTGTAATGCCGAATTAACTGGAGCTGAATTGAATTCAACAGAAATAAGTTTTATCCCCGGTGCGATAAAAGGTGGATTCTATGAGATTGATACCAAGACTGCCGGTGCAATAACATTAATATTGCAGACACTGGTGCCAATTGGTATTTTTGCTCCAGGGATTTTACGACTCAATATAAAAGGTGGAACAGCGGTACCATTCAGTCCGACAATCCTTTATTTTATGGATGTCTTTTGTTTCTATCTAAAAAAAATGGGAATAGATATTTCAGTTGATATAAAGCGGCACGGATTTTATCCACAGGGTGGGGGAGAGGTATCGGTCATTATCAATCCGGGTATTCTGCAAGCCGTTGATTTTGTTGACCCTGGTGAGTTCAAAAAAGTTGATGTCATATCAATCTCTTCACGACATCTTAAAGAAGCACGGGTTGCTGAAAGACTTATCAGTGGATTTCAGAGCATATATCCGGAAGCAAATTTCAAATATAAATATGTTGACACTGATTCTGCAGGTTGTTTTATCCATTCCGTTGCAATATTTGAAAGTAGTATTATTGGAGTTGATGGTTTAGGTGAAAAGGGAAAACCTGCTGAAAGAATCGGAGAGGAGACTGCAAAAAGATTAAAAGAAATTTTAAAAAGCACGCCCGCGGTAGATGAATATATGGTTGACCAGATTATACCATATATGGCACTTGCAACTTACCAAACAGGCAGAACAACCGCAACAAAATTTTCTGAATTAACGCTCCATGCCCAGACCAATAGCTGGGTTGTCAAAAAATTTCTTCCGGTTGAATTTGAGATTGATAAGAATATTTTGAGATGTGTGAAAATCGAGAACTGCGGATAA
- a CDS encoding cysteine desulfurase family protein has protein sequence MKQVYLDNGSATRIDERVFDAMLPFLKEDYGNAQSMHSLGQRAKDVLENARSDVAKLINARPEEIIFTSCGSESNNLAIKGVAYAQRQKGKHIIISSIEHFSVLQAAKRLGQEGFEITYLPVDKYGFIAPDELEKNLRNDTILVSIQHANPEIGTIQPIKELSKIVHNAGALFHTDAVASAGIIPVDVNELGVDLLSLAGATIYGPKGAGALYLKKGIRIIPLIDGGIQESGRRAGTENIPAIVGFGKACEIAITEMDINRKKIELLQKKLIEELPKRIEYIYLNGHPEMRLPNNVNFSVEFVEGEGMLLFLDQKGIYVTSGSACTSRALKMSHVLQAINLDPAVAQGSVLMVLSKYNTEQDIDYILNEFPPIVAQLRNMSPLYAYFLKTGKRMEAGPGTDYDHHHEVE, from the coding sequence ATGAAACAAGTCTATCTTGATAATGGTTCAGCAACCAGAATTGATGAGCGTGTCTTTGATGCAATGCTTCCATTTCTGAAAGAAGATTATGGCAATGCCCAGAGCATGCATTCATTGGGTCAGCGTGCAAAGGATGTCCTTGAAAATGCTCGATCAGATGTGGCAAAATTGATAAATGCCCGTCCCGAAGAAATAATCTTCACTTCCTGCGGGTCAGAATCAAATAATCTTGCGATTAAAGGTGTTGCCTATGCCCAGAGACAAAAAGGCAAACATATCATAATCTCAAGTATTGAACATTTTTCGGTATTGCAGGCGGCAAAGCGACTTGGACAGGAAGGATTTGAGATAACATATTTACCGGTTGATAAATACGGGTTTATCGCTCCGGATGAGTTAGAAAAAAATTTAAGAAATGATACAATACTTGTCTCAATCCAGCATGCGAACCCTGAAATTGGTACGATACAGCCGATAAAAGAACTTTCTAAAATTGTGCACAACGCAGGTGCACTTTTCCACACCGATGCAGTTGCCAGTGCCGGCATAATACCTGTTGATGTGAATGAACTCGGTGTTGACTTACTCAGTCTTGCTGGTGCAACGATTTATGGTCCAAAAGGAGCAGGTGCATTATATTTGAAGAAAGGAATTCGTATCATCCCACTCATTGATGGTGGAATCCAGGAATCCGGTAGAAGGGCAGGTACAGAAAACATACCAGCAATCGTAGGATTTGGCAAAGCATGTGAGATTGCTATCACAGAAATGGATATAAACCGAAAAAAGATTGAATTGTTACAGAAAAAATTGATTGAAGAATTACCCAAAAGGATTGAATATATATATCTGAATGGTCATCCCGAAATGCGTCTACCCAATAATGTAAACTTTTCGGTTGAATTTGTAGAAGGCGAAGGGATGCTACTATTTTTAGACCAGAAAGGAATCTATGTAACAAGTGGTTCCGCTTGCACATCAAGGGCATTGAAGATGTCCCATGTATTGCAGGCAATAAACCTTGACCCGGCAGTTGCCCAGGGCTCGGTATTGATGGTGCTTTCAAAATATAATACGGAGCAAGATATAGACTACATTCTCAATGAATTTCCACCAATAGTTGCACAACTACGAAATATGTCGCCACTTTATGCCTATTTTTTAAAAACCGGCAAGAGAATGGAAGCCGGACCCGGCACCGATTACGACCACCATCACGAAGTAGAATAG
- a CDS encoding DUF438 domain-containing protein, producing the protein MSEIFGKNKEKKEQIKEIIKQLHSGANLEEVKKKFADIVKGVTAEEIAKIEEELIKEGMSVEEIHKLCDVHIAMFKESLEKEKPIAPSGHPINILMEEHKLLLSYAAEIKNVVQILKTKSLFIEIKEQIDFLEHIATHFKDSEKHYLREENVLFPYLEKHGITQPPAIMWTEHDKIREMKKEFYAILEKKEVLDYREFVQKIEKTGMNINEMLASHFYKENNILFPTAMKVINEEEWQEAKKQFDEIGYCCFTPDVGDKASTPTGEGRAIMTEGMVNLETGSFTIEELENTLNTLPVDITFVNKDDTVAYFSQTKDRIFTRTKAVIGRKVQQCHPQKSVHVVNQILEDFRNKKRDSADFWINMGGRLIYIRYFAVRNKNGEYLGCLEVTQDITEIQKITGEKRLL; encoded by the coding sequence ATGAGTGAAATATTCGGTAAAAACAAAGAAAAGAAAGAGCAAATAAAAGAAATAATAAAGCAACTGCATAGCGGGGCTAACCTTGAAGAAGTAAAGAAAAAATTTGCTGATATCGTTAAGGGTGTGACTGCTGAAGAAATCGCCAAAATTGAAGAAGAACTCATTAAAGAAGGTATGTCTGTTGAAGAAATCCACAAACTCTGTGATGTTCATATTGCAATGTTTAAAGAATCCCTTGAAAAAGAAAAACCTATTGCACCAAGTGGACATCCAATCAACATACTAATGGAAGAACATAAATTATTGCTATCCTATGCTGCTGAAATTAAAAATGTAGTTCAGATATTAAAAACAAAAAGCTTATTTATAGAAATTAAAGAACAGATTGATTTTTTGGAGCATATTGCAACCCATTTTAAGGATTCAGAGAAACACTATTTGCGAGAAGAAAATGTTCTCTTCCCTTATCTTGAAAAACATGGTATTACCCAACCACCTGCGATTATGTGGACAGAGCATGATAAAATCAGAGAAATGAAAAAAGAATTTTACGCTATACTTGAAAAGAAAGAGGTTTTAGATTATAGAGAATTTGTCCAAAAAATTGAAAAAACAGGAATGAATATCAATGAAATGCTGGCAAGCCATTTTTATAAAGAGAATAACATTCTATTTCCTACTGCAATGAAAGTTATCAATGAAGAAGAATGGCAAGAGGCTAAGAAACAATTTGATGAAATTGGGTATTGTTGTTTTACACCGGATGTAGGCGATAAAGCCTCAACACCCACCGGTGAAGGGAGAGCAATCATGACTGAAGGCATGGTAAATCTTGAGACGGGTAGTTTCACTATTGAAGAGCTTGAAAATACATTAAATACACTACCTGTTGACATTACATTTGTTAACAAAGACGACACTGTAGCATATTTTAGCCAGACAAAAGACCGGATTTTTACGAGAACCAAGGCAGTGATTGGAAGAAAAGTGCAACAATGTCATCCACAAAAAAGTGTCCATGTGGTCAATCAAATCCTTGAGGATTTCAGAAACAAAAAAAGAGATTCAGCAGATTTCTGGATTAATATGGGTGGAAGATTGATATACATAAGATATTTTGCAGTAAGAAATAAAAATGGTGAATATCTTGGGTGTCTTGAAGTGACACAGGATATTACCGAAATTCAGAAGATAACCGGTGAGAAGAGGTTATTATAG
- a CDS encoding DsrH/TusB family sulfur metabolism protein, whose product MKTLYLFSQTPNDQNINFVKKLIDKSDCIVFIHNGVYIAKHKVELDCQKYVLKADLEARGIETDWETLDYDRLVDLFFAYNRTVTI is encoded by the coding sequence ATGAAAACCCTTTATCTTTTTAGCCAAACTCCGAACGACCAAAATATAAATTTCGTAAAAAAATTAATAGATAAATCAGATTGTATTGTCTTTATTCATAATGGAGTTTATATTGCTAAACATAAAGTAGAACTGGATTGTCAAAAGTATGTATTAAAAGCAGATTTAGAAGCACGCGGTATTGAGACGGATTGGGAGACACTTGATTATGATAGACTTGTTGATTTATTTTTTGCTTATAACAGAACAGTAACGATATAG
- a CDS encoding DsrE family protein: MKKVVILSTKPPYGSSVNAEAFRAGLGLAFSDTVVDLILIGDGVYSAIKNQSPEKLQMKPIAEVYKNIAEYNINLFLDKDSIEERNIKIEELVSTNVISIAQLKEKIDTADVVLTF; this comes from the coding sequence ATGAAAAAAGTAGTTATATTAAGCACAAAACCACCTTATGGCTCATCAGTCAATGCTGAGGCGTTCCGCGCTGGTTTAGGATTAGCATTCTCAGATACAGTGGTCGATTTAATACTAATCGGTGACGGTGTTTATTCAGCAATAAAAAATCAATCCCCAGAAAAACTCCAGATGAAACCAATCGCAGAAGTTTACAAAAATATTGCCGAATACAACATAAATCTGTTTCTTGATAAGGATTCAATTGAAGAAAGGAACATTAAAATTGAAGAACTTGTGTCTACAAATGTCATATCTATAGCACAATTAAAAGAAAAGATTGATACTGCTGATGTTGTGTTGACATTTTGA
- a CDS encoding DsrE family protein: MEKQNKRIGFLVIGGPYTFEHLDTVYHLSKAAIEKGINVDIFLYLDGVIALNKNIKSPGERHIPSMMKELADLGAKIVACGDCAHFRGLFRENVIEGTKLTGIATLAEMIEECDRFISFGIDQ, translated from the coding sequence ATGGAAAAACAGAATAAAAGAATCGGTTTTCTTGTCATTGGTGGACCGTATACATTTGAACATCTGGATACTGTCTATCATTTGAGCAAGGCAGCGATTGAAAAAGGTATTAATGTTGATATCTTTCTTTATCTTGATGGTGTGATCGCATTAAACAAAAATATAAAATCACCAGGTGAAAGGCACATCCCATCCATGATGAAGGAACTCGCTGATTTAGGAGCGAAGATTGTTGCCTGTGGTGACTGTGCACACTTTCGTGGGTTATTTCGTGAAAATGTCATAGAAGGAACAAAACTGACCGGTATTGCAACACTGGCTGAAATGATTGAAGAATGTGACCGATTTATAAGTTTTGGAATTGACCAATGA
- a CDS encoding DsrE/DsrF/DrsH-like family protein, protein MAKDRVSIIVFSGELDKCLAAFIIGTGAAASGMEVDMFFTFWGLSALRKKGVKVKGKSLIEKMFGMMLPKGADNLALSKMNMLGIGTNMMKDVMKKKKVASLPELIDIAIQLGVNLYACEMSMNVMGLKKEELIDGLKGVVGVATYLENASKAQITLFI, encoded by the coding sequence ATGGCTAAAGACAGGGTATCAATAATTGTATTCAGCGGTGAACTTGATAAATGCCTTGCCGCATTTATTATTGGCACAGGTGCTGCAGCCTCAGGAATGGAGGTTGATATGTTCTTCACCTTCTGGGGTCTGAGTGCCTTGCGGAAAAAAGGGGTAAAGGTCAAAGGAAAATCACTTATTGAGAAAATGTTCGGGATGATGTTACCAAAAGGCGCTGACAATCTTGCATTATCCAAAATGAATATGTTGGGTATAGGAACGAATATGATGAAGGATGTGATGAAGAAAAAGAAGGTTGCATCATTACCCGAACTCATTGACATAGCAATACAACTTGGTGTGAATCTTTATGCCTGTGAAATGTCAATGAATGTGATGGGTTTGAAAAAAGAAGAACTGATTGATGGGCTAAAAGGCGTGGTCGGAGTGGCGACATATCTTGAAAATGCCTCAAAAGCGCAGATAACACTTTTTATTTAA
- a CDS encoding sulfurtransferase TusA family protein: MENITKTLDARGLSCPMPIVKLSQAMKEMKIGEIIEVVASDPSFVPDVEAWCRKTEQKLIEIKEGAEEIKAYIQKTK; encoded by the coding sequence ATGGAAAATATAACAAAAACTCTTGATGCCAGGGGGCTTTCCTGTCCGATGCCAATTGTGAAGTTGTCCCAGGCTATGAAAGAAATGAAAATTGGCGAAATTATTGAAGTTGTAGCATCCGACCCTTCTTTTGTGCCTGATGTCGAAGCCTGGTGCAGAAAGACCGAACAAAAATTGATTGAAATTAAAGAAGGGGCTGAAGAAATAAAGGCATATATTCAAAAAACAAAGTGA
- a CDS encoding LysM peptidoglycan-binding domain-containing protein translates to MRKMTILILLLLPFTIIFAQEKLTEEQAQAELLRVKEQLQQTEAKISTLESEVANLKAEISGLESRRDELKNKLAELKETWKRCQYGRYKVNEGDWLSKIASMRNVYADGKKWPMIYEANKDKIKNPNLIYPGWILLIPTLDSYTVLPGDCLWMIASYLSIYSDAKKWPEIYEANKDKIKDPDLIHPKQVITIPRE, encoded by the coding sequence ATGAGAAAAATGACAATTTTAATACTTTTATTGCTTCCCTTTACAATAATTTTTGCGCAAGAGAAACTGACTGAAGAACAGGCGCAGGCAGAGTTACTGCGAGTAAAAGAACAATTACAACAGACAGAAGCAAAAATTTCAACTCTTGAATCCGAAGTAGCGAATTTAAAAGCAGAGATTTCTGGTCTGGAATCAAGGCGCGATGAACTGAAGAACAAACTTGCAGAATTGAAAGAGACCTGGAAAAGATGCCAATACGGTAGGTATAAGGTTAACGAAGGTGACTGGCTTTCTAAGATTGCAAGTATGCGCAATGTTTATGCTGATGGCAAAAAATGGCCTATGATATACGAAGCCAATAAGGATAAAATTAAAAACCCGAATTTGATATATCCGGGTTGGATTTTATTGATTCCCACCCTTGATTCATATACCGTGCTTCCGGGCGACTGTCTATGGATGATTGCCTCATATCTCTCAATATATTCGGATGCAAAGAAATGGCCTGAAATATATGAGGCAAACAAAGATAAGATTAAAGATCCTGATTTGATACACCCGAAACAGGTTATTACTATCCCGCGTGAATAA
- a CDS encoding PhoH family protein: MKAAISLSGYDPAYILGMQDELLKYVQGEFGIIVVFRNETIYLKGPNEKVKKAKVFIQDVLKSYPKPFTPQKYVQSDEEEGLSTIITPKRTVRARSPGQESYLKAIDEFDIVVSIGPAGTGKTYLGVAKAVSYLMDKKVERIILTRPAVEAGESLGFLPGAIEEKVDPYLRPLFDALNDFLPYDRIRKYLDMKVIEVAPLAYMRGRTLNDAFIILDEAQNTTGMQMKMFLTRMGWRSKVVVTGDITQIDLPTNVLSGLVEIQQLLSSIKGIKFVYLNENDVVRHKLVQDIIRAYENKNSL, translated from the coding sequence TTGAAAGCAGCAATTTCATTAAGTGGTTATGATCCTGCATATATTTTAGGTATGCAGGATGAACTATTGAAATATGTACAGGGTGAATTCGGTATTATTGTTGTATTTCGTAATGAAACAATATATTTAAAAGGACCCAACGAAAAGGTAAAGAAAGCGAAAGTCTTTATACAGGATGTATTGAAGTCTTATCCTAAGCCTTTTACCCCCCAGAAATATGTTCAATCAGATGAAGAAGAAGGATTAAGTACAATTATAACACCCAAGCGCACCGTGCGTGCAAGGAGCCCTGGACAGGAATCGTATTTAAAAGCAATAGATGAATTTGACATTGTTGTCAGTATTGGACCTGCAGGAACAGGAAAGACATACCTTGGTGTGGCAAAAGCAGTTTCCTATTTGATGGATAAAAAAGTAGAGCGGATCATTTTAACCCGTCCAGCAGTTGAAGCTGGGGAGTCACTTGGTTTTCTTCCTGGTGCCATTGAAGAAAAGGTTGATCCATATCTGCGTCCCCTATTTGACGCATTAAATGATTTTCTGCCATATGACCGCATAAGAAAATATCTTGATATGAAAGTTATCGAAGTCGCACCGCTTGCCTATATGCGGGGGAGAACACTGAATGATGCCTTTATAATACTTGATGAAGCCCAGAATACTACAGGAATGCAGATGAAAATGTTTTTAACCAGGATGGGATGGAGGTCAAAGGTGGTAGTTACCGGAGATATAACTCAGATTGACCTTCCAACTAATGTTCTTTCCGGACTTGTTGAAATACAACAACTATTATCTAGTATAAAAGGTATTAAATTTGTCTATCTGAATGAAAATGATGTTGTAAGACATAAACTTGTGCAGGACATAATTCGTGCTTATGAAAATAAAAATTCATTATAA